The genomic stretch AACGTTGTCCCCGATGGTAACAGCGGTGTCTACCTGCGCGGCATTTACGAGGTTCAGGTCATGGACAGCTTCGGCATGGAGATTGATCCTCATCACATGGGCGGCATCTACAGCCGCATCGCGCCACTGGCCGCCGTGGAGAAGCCCGCCGGCGAGTGGCAAACCATGGACATCACCCTCGTCGACCGCCATGTGACCGTCAAGCTCAACGGCACACTGATCATCGACAACCAGCCCCTCCAGGGCTGCACCGGCGGCGCCCTCTGGTCCGACGAATCCCGCCCCGGCCCCATCTACCTCCAGGGCGATCATGCCGGGGTGAAATACCGGAATATCGTTCTGCGGCCGGTGGTGAAATAGGCGGGGATGGAAGGACTCGCGCCCGTGACGTATGCGAGCGCCGGACGAGTTGCTTCATTTCACTCCCTTGTCCGGACAGTGGGATCGGTAGCGCGCGAGCCCGTCCCAGTGGATGGGTTAGGCGACTCGGGCGGTCAATCGCGTCTCGCCCGGTCGCTGGCAGTTGTCGGCGGGCACAAAAGGGCCCTTCGAGTGCCCATTGCTGTGGCAAGGGTGCTCCGCCAGGGGCACACGAACCGCCCTTTCGGGCGGATCGCGTGGCACGCTTGCTGGTTGACCGGTGTAGGAGATAGTTGGCGAAGCTGCTTTACATCCCTTAGGACATGCCGCCGCTTTGGTGTGGGCTTTGCCCGGCGGGGTGGTTGGTAGGCGTTGAGTGTTGCGCTTGTGAGGGCGGGAGCCCTTGCGGCGGTACGTCCCCAAACTGAACAGGCCATGCAGCGTTTACTGCATGGCCTGAAATTTATTGGCACCTCGGACAGGACTCGAATTCGCCTTCGGCGAACCTTTGGCCTGTGATTCGCCGCAGGCGAATTAACAGCCGCCGTCTTTCTGGAGGAAATTGGCTTTGATCCAGTCGCGCCCTTGCCCGGACTTGAGATGCTTTTCCCTATTCATGGCTTCGCTGCGAGAGCTGTAAGCCTCTGAGTGAATGAGCTTCCACGGACCCTTGTTCCTTTTGGTGTACATTGTGAACCGGCAGTTTACGTCGTTGTGTTGTTCCAACCGTTTTCCCAGGTCGGATGTCTGACCAACGTAGGTTTTTCCCGAGCTTTCTGAGCGCAGTATGTACACGTAGAATTGCATGCTATCTGCCCGAACGAAAACAGGCCATGCAGCACGTACTGCATGGCCTGAAATCTACTGGCACCTCGGACAGGACTCGAATTCGCCTGCGGCGAACCTTCGGCCTGTGATTCGCCGCAGGCGAATTAACAGCCACCGTCTACCTCGAGGAAATTGGCCTTGATCCAATCCCGCCCTTGCCCGGACTTGAGATGCTTTTCCCGTCTCATCGCTTCGCTTCGAGAAGGGTGGGCCTCGGCGTGAATCAGCTTCCAAGGGCCCTTGTTTCTCTTGGTGTACAGGGTGAATTGGCAGGTCAGGTCATTGTGTTGCGCGAGCCGTTTTTCCAAGTCGGAAGTCTGGCCAACGTAAGTCTTTCCCGAGCTTTCTGAGCGTAGTATGTACACGTAGAATTGCATGCTATCTGCCTGAACGAAAACAGGCCATGCAGTATCTACTGCATGGCCTGAAATTTACTGGCACCTCGGACAGGACTCGAACCTGTGACAGGGTGGTTAACA from Candidatus Hydrogenedentota bacterium encodes the following:
- a CDS encoding GIY-YIG nuclease family protein; translation: MQFYVYILRSESSGKTYVGQTSDLGKRLEQHNDVNCRFTMYTKRNKGPWKLIHSEAYSSRSEAMNREKHLKSGQGRDWIKANFLQKDGGC
- a CDS encoding GIY-YIG nuclease family protein yields the protein MQFYVYILRSESSGKTYVGQTSDLEKRLAQHNDLTCQFTLYTKRNKGPWKLIHAEAHPSRSEAMRREKHLKSGQGRDWIKANFLEVDGGC